One window of Globicephala melas chromosome 5, mGloMel1.2, whole genome shotgun sequence genomic DNA carries:
- the APELA gene encoding apelin receptor early endogenous ligand, with amino-acid sequence MRLQQFFFLFLVFMMSLLLTPGQRPANLAMRRKLHRYNCLQRRCMPLHSRVPFP; translated from the exons ATGAGATTGCaacaattcttttttctgtttcttgtttttatgaTGAGTCTTCTACTTACCCCCGGACAGAGACCAG ctaatTTGGCAATGAGAAGAAAATTGCACAGGTACAACTGCCTTCAGAGGAGATGTATGCCTCTGCATTCACGAGTGCCCTTCCCCTGA